A window from Salvia miltiorrhiza cultivar Shanhuang (shh) chromosome 2, IMPLAD_Smil_shh, whole genome shotgun sequence encodes these proteins:
- the LOC131010806 gene encoding WUSCHEL-related homeobox 4-like isoform X2 → MGIQAMKVHHLPRGLIWDHDPPSLTLGCKRFRPLAPKLSTATAATFDLKSFIKPDQCSPRSSDAQKKESSQVEAAQAGGTRWNPTQEQIGILEMLYRSGMRTPNAQQIEQITAQLGKYGKIEGKNVFYWFQNHKARERQKQKRTSLGLSPSARTPSSIFLSSPNEEEENNRYKRKCVFDEVNKYCREEEEQDRTLKLFPLHPEGRSSLRD, encoded by the exons ATGGGAATTCAAGCCATGAAGGTGCATCACCTGCCACGTGGACTAATCTGGGATCACGACCCCCCTTCTCTCACCCTCGGCTGCAAGCGCTTCCGCCCCCTCGCCCCCAAGCTctccaccgccaccgccgccaccTTCGATCTCAAGAGCTTCATCAAACCCGATCAATGTAGTCCAAGAAGCTCAGACGCTCAGAAGAAAGAATCATCTCAG GTAGAGGCGGCGCAGGCGGGCGGAACGCGGTGGAATCCGACGCAGGAGCAGATCGGGATATTGGAAATGCTGTACCGGAGCGGCATGCGAACTCCCAACGCCCAACAAATCGAGCAGATCACAGCGCAACTCGGCAAATACGGCAAGATCGAAGGCAAAAACGTGTTTTACTGGTTTCAAAACCACAAAGCGCGCGAGCGTCAGAAGCAAAAGCGCACTAGCCTCGGTCTCTCTCCCTCTGCCCGAACGCCCTCTTCCATCTTCCTATCGTCGCCCAATGAG GAAGAGGAGAACAATCGCTACAAGAGGAAGTGCGTTTTTGACGAAGTGAACAAATATTGTAGAGAAGAGGAAGAGCAAGATAGGACACTGAAGCTTTTCCCTTTGCACCCTGAAGGGAGGTCTTCTTTGAGGGATTAA
- the LOC131010806 gene encoding WUSCHEL-related homeobox 4-like isoform X1, translating to MGIQAMKVHHLPRGLIWDHDPPSLTLGCKRFRPLAPKLSTATAATFDLKSFIKPDQCSPRSSDAQKKESSQVEAAQAGGTRWNPTQEQIGILEMLYRSGMRTPNAQQIEQITAQLGKYGKIEGKNVFYWFQNHKARERQKQKRTSLGLSPSARTPSSIFLSSPNEVRPLINSARVFMKLNTIKCFYKKWCMQEEENNRYKRKCVFDEVNKYCREEEEQDRTLKLFPLHPEGRSSLRD from the exons ATGGGAATTCAAGCCATGAAGGTGCATCACCTGCCACGTGGACTAATCTGGGATCACGACCCCCCTTCTCTCACCCTCGGCTGCAAGCGCTTCCGCCCCCTCGCCCCCAAGCTctccaccgccaccgccgccaccTTCGATCTCAAGAGCTTCATCAAACCCGATCAATGTAGTCCAAGAAGCTCAGACGCTCAGAAGAAAGAATCATCTCAG GTAGAGGCGGCGCAGGCGGGCGGAACGCGGTGGAATCCGACGCAGGAGCAGATCGGGATATTGGAAATGCTGTACCGGAGCGGCATGCGAACTCCCAACGCCCAACAAATCGAGCAGATCACAGCGCAACTCGGCAAATACGGCAAGATCGAAGGCAAAAACGTGTTTTACTGGTTTCAAAACCACAAAGCGCGCGAGCGTCAGAAGCAAAAGCGCACTAGCCTCGGTCTCTCTCCCTCTGCCCGAACGCCCTCTTCCATCTTCCTATCGTCGCCCAATGAGGTGCGCCCATTAATTAATTCTGCACGTGTAttcatgaaattaaatactattAAATGTTTTTACAAAAAATGGTGCATGCAGGAAGAGGAGAACAATCGCTACAAGAGGAAGTGCGTTTTTGACGAAGTGAACAAATATTGTAGAGAAGAGGAAGAGCAAGATAGGACACTGAAGCTTTTCCCTTTGCACCCTGAAGGGAGGTCTTCTTTGAGGGATTAA
- the LOC131010808 gene encoding cytochrome P450 76T24-like isoform X2: MMEFASFMLLLCIAFSCFHLLNLKLRQRRSLPGPYPFPIIGNIHQLGPKPHQSLTNLSKIYGPLMHLKLGSVPIIVVSSPEIARQILQRHDQAFPGRMTTAATKALRHHLFSVACLPAGSSQWRILRKLCREEMFSTPRLDAGRALRRRQLQKLLDYVDKCCVDRKAVDINEAAFVTSLNLISNTLFSMDFADYYGQGLSHEIVHGLMRAFGSFNVSDYFPMVGVFDPQRIKRDAGSYMGRLMVVFDGIIDRREESPEKKDDLLEALMARQNHSELSRDDIKHLLLDLFVAGTDTTSSTVEWAMTELMRNPHILSKAKTELQIILGQNKAVLQESDISKLPYLQALVKETFRYHPPGPFIARQKDGDDAEIGGHLVPGNAVVLINIWAIGRDSRIWGNPDAFQPERFLDGDIDVKGQDFELIPFGAGRRICPAHALAHRMLHLMLAAFIHNFDWRVENQVDVTEKFGLSLQKALPLKAMPIKL; encoded by the exons atgaTGGAGTTTGCATCTTTTATGCTACTACTATGCATCGCCTTTTCATGCTTCCATCTTCTAAACTTGAAACTCCGGCAGCGGCGATCATTGCCGGGCCCATACCCTTTTCCGATAATCGGAAACATCCACCAACTCGGCCCGAAACCCCACCAATCCCTCACCAATCTCTCCAAAATCTACGGCCCTCTCATGCATCTCAAGCTCGGCAGCGTCCCCATTATCGTCGTCTCCTCCCCCGAAATCGCCCGACAAATCCTACAGCGGCACGACCAAGCTTTCCCGGGGAGGATGACGACGGCCGCAACCAAAGCACTCCGTCATCACCTCTTCTCGGTCGCCTGCCTCCCCGCCGGCAGCAGCCAGTGGCGGATCCTACGTAAACTATGCAGAGAGGAGATGTTCTCGACGCCGCGCCTGGACGCCGGCCGGGCGCTGCGGCGGCGACAGCTGCAGAAGCTGCTCGATTACGTCGACAAATGCTGCGTTGATCGGAAAGCTGTGGATATTAATGAAGCCGCGTTTGTGACGTCGCTTAATTTGATATCGAACACGCTCTTCTCGATGGACTTCGCGGATTATTATGGCCAGGGCTTGTCTCAT GAGATTGTTCATGGACTGATGCGAGCTTTCGGGAGTTTCAACGTGTCGGATTATTTTCCGATGGTGGGAGTGTTTGATCCGCAGCGGATTAAGAGGGACGCGGGGAGTTATATGGGGAGATTGATGGTGGTGTTTGATGGCATCATTGATCGGAGGGAGGagtcgccggagaagaaggaTGATTTGCTGGAAGCGCTCATGGCCCGCCAAAACCACTCGGAGTTGTCACGCGACGATATCAAACATTTACTTCTG GATCTATTTGTAGCAGGGACAGACACAACATCAAGTACGGTAGAATGGGCAATGACAGAATTAATGCGCAATCCACACATACTATCCAAAGCAAAGACAGAGCTCCAAATcatcctcggacaaaacaaagcaGTGCTCCAAGAATCGGACATCTCCAAACTCCCATATCTACAAGCCCTCGTCAAAGAGACCTTCCGCTACCATCCGCCGGGCCCTTTCATAGCGCGGCAGAAGGACGGGGACGATGCCGAGATCGGGGGACACCTCGTGCCCGGGAACGCAGTCGTTCTCATCAACATATGGGCCATAGGCAGGGATTCAAGAATATGGGGGAATCCGGATGCATTCCAGCCGGAGAGATTCTTAGATGGGGATATAGATGTCAAGGGGCAGGATTTCGAGCTCATTCCTTTTGGCGCCGGCAGGAGAATCTGCCCCGCCCACGCGTTGGCGCACAGAATGCTGCATCTCATGCTCGCGGCTTTCATTCACAACTTTGATTGGAGAGTTGAAAATCAAGTGGATGTGACTGAGAAATTTGGTCTTTCGCTGCAGAAGGCTTTGCCTCTCAAGGCTATGCCCATCAAACTGTGA
- the LOC131010808 gene encoding cytochrome P450 76T24-like isoform X1 has product MMEFASFMLLLCIAFSCFHLLNLKLRQRRSLPGPYPFPIIGNIHQLGPKPHQSLTNLSKIYGPLMHLKLGSVPIIVVSSPEIARQILQRHDQAFPGRMTTAATKALRHHLFSVACLPAGSSQWRILRKLCREEMFSTPRLDAGRALRRRQLQKLLDYVDKCCVDRKAVDINEAAFVTSLNLISNTLFSMDFADYYGQGLSHELKEIVHGLMRAFGSFNVSDYFPMVGVFDPQRIKRDAGSYMGRLMVVFDGIIDRREESPEKKDDLLEALMARQNHSELSRDDIKHLLLDLFVAGTDTTSSTVEWAMTELMRNPHILSKAKTELQIILGQNKAVLQESDISKLPYLQALVKETFRYHPPGPFIARQKDGDDAEIGGHLVPGNAVVLINIWAIGRDSRIWGNPDAFQPERFLDGDIDVKGQDFELIPFGAGRRICPAHALAHRMLHLMLAAFIHNFDWRVENQVDVTEKFGLSLQKALPLKAMPIKL; this is encoded by the exons atgaTGGAGTTTGCATCTTTTATGCTACTACTATGCATCGCCTTTTCATGCTTCCATCTTCTAAACTTGAAACTCCGGCAGCGGCGATCATTGCCGGGCCCATACCCTTTTCCGATAATCGGAAACATCCACCAACTCGGCCCGAAACCCCACCAATCCCTCACCAATCTCTCCAAAATCTACGGCCCTCTCATGCATCTCAAGCTCGGCAGCGTCCCCATTATCGTCGTCTCCTCCCCCGAAATCGCCCGACAAATCCTACAGCGGCACGACCAAGCTTTCCCGGGGAGGATGACGACGGCCGCAACCAAAGCACTCCGTCATCACCTCTTCTCGGTCGCCTGCCTCCCCGCCGGCAGCAGCCAGTGGCGGATCCTACGTAAACTATGCAGAGAGGAGATGTTCTCGACGCCGCGCCTGGACGCCGGCCGGGCGCTGCGGCGGCGACAGCTGCAGAAGCTGCTCGATTACGTCGACAAATGCTGCGTTGATCGGAAAGCTGTGGATATTAATGAAGCCGCGTTTGTGACGTCGCTTAATTTGATATCGAACACGCTCTTCTCGATGGACTTCGCGGATTATTATGGCCAGGGCTTGTCTCAT GAACTGAAGGAGATTGTTCATGGACTGATGCGAGCTTTCGGGAGTTTCAACGTGTCGGATTATTTTCCGATGGTGGGAGTGTTTGATCCGCAGCGGATTAAGAGGGACGCGGGGAGTTATATGGGGAGATTGATGGTGGTGTTTGATGGCATCATTGATCGGAGGGAGGagtcgccggagaagaaggaTGATTTGCTGGAAGCGCTCATGGCCCGCCAAAACCACTCGGAGTTGTCACGCGACGATATCAAACATTTACTTCTG GATCTATTTGTAGCAGGGACAGACACAACATCAAGTACGGTAGAATGGGCAATGACAGAATTAATGCGCAATCCACACATACTATCCAAAGCAAAGACAGAGCTCCAAATcatcctcggacaaaacaaagcaGTGCTCCAAGAATCGGACATCTCCAAACTCCCATATCTACAAGCCCTCGTCAAAGAGACCTTCCGCTACCATCCGCCGGGCCCTTTCATAGCGCGGCAGAAGGACGGGGACGATGCCGAGATCGGGGGACACCTCGTGCCCGGGAACGCAGTCGTTCTCATCAACATATGGGCCATAGGCAGGGATTCAAGAATATGGGGGAATCCGGATGCATTCCAGCCGGAGAGATTCTTAGATGGGGATATAGATGTCAAGGGGCAGGATTTCGAGCTCATTCCTTTTGGCGCCGGCAGGAGAATCTGCCCCGCCCACGCGTTGGCGCACAGAATGCTGCATCTCATGCTCGCGGCTTTCATTCACAACTTTGATTGGAGAGTTGAAAATCAAGTGGATGTGACTGAGAAATTTGGTCTTTCGCTGCAGAAGGCTTTGCCTCTCAAGGCTATGCCCATCAAACTGTGA